CAGTCGCCTCGGAGCTGTGAGCTACGAGACCGACCGCAACCACGACCTGGCGCCGCGTCAGGTCGCTCGCTACCGCACCGACAACGGCGAAGAGTTCGACGTCCCGTTCGCCGACGACGCCGAGATCCCGGGCACCTGGCTGTGCCGCAACGGCCTGGAAGGCACCCTCATCGAGGGTGACGTCCCGGAGCCGAAGAAGGTCAAGCCGCCGCGTACCCACTGGGACATGCTGTTGGAGCGCCGTTCAGTCGAGGAACTCGAGGAGTTGCTCAAGGAGCGCCTCGATCTGATCAAGACGAAGCGACGCGGTAGCTGACCGTCGCCTAGCGCCGGTATTCGAGTCCGCGGGCGCGGTCGAAGCGCCCGCGGATTCCCCAATCCGCCACCTTGAGCAGGGCTTCGCGGATGTTCGACCCGCTCATCTTCGACTGCCCGAGTTCACGCTCACTGAAGGTGATCGGCACCTCGACGACAACGAAGCCGTTGTTGATGCTCCGCCAGGTCAGATCGATCTGGAAGCAGTAGCCCTTCGAGTCGATCGCCGACAGGTCGATCTCCTCGAGCACCTCACGCCGGTAGGCGCGGTACCCGGCGGTGATGTCGTGGACGTCGACGCCGAGCAGCACCCTGGCGTAGGTGTTGGCGGTCTTCGACAGTGCGTAGCGGCGGCGCGGCCAGTTCCTGATCGTCCCACCCGGGACGTACCGCGATCCGATCGCCAGGTCCGCCCCCGCGTCGACGGCGTCGAGCAGCCGGTGCAGCTGTTCAGGTGCATGGCTGCCGTCGGCGTCCATCTCGACCAGCACCGAGTACTCGCGGCTCAGGCCCCACGCGAAGCCGGCCAGATAGGCCGCCCCCAGACCGTCCTTGCTGGTGCGGTGCATGACGTGCACCCGGTCCGGGTCGGCCAGCGCCAGCTCGTCGGCGAGCCGGCCCGTGCCGTCGGGGCTGCCGTCGTCGACCACGAGGATGTGCACCTGCGGGCACGCTTTGCGCACCCGGTTCACGATCAACGGCAGGTTCTCCCGCTCGTTGTAGGTGGGGATGATGACCAGCGTCCGCCGACTCGGGCGGACGGGGCGCTGCGATTTCGCCGCAGTGTCGGTCATGTAACTCCTTCGTCGCTGCTGCGTGCGCCGGACAGGGTGTCACTGGCCGGGGGCGGCGCGGATCGCCGACGCCGCCTCTTGAGCACGAAATTCCCATTGTGCAGTATGGCCGCGATCACAGCGCCTACCCCGGCGATCACCAGCAGCGCCTGCACGAGAGGACCCCAGCGCGTGGCGGGCGTGATGTCGGTCTTCAACCGGATCTGGGTGTCGAGGTAGGCGGGTTCGAAGAACGCCGTCTGCGCCAACTCCCTGCCGTCAGGGGCGATCACCGCGCTGATGCCCGTGGTGCCCGCGACCACCACGTACCGGTCGTGTTCAACCGCACGCAACCGGCCGAAGGCGAGCTGCTGCTGGCTCATCGCCTCGTCGAAGGTGGCGTTGTTCGCGGGCACCGTGAGCACCTGCGCCCCGTTGCGCACCGACTCGCGGGCGGCGCGGTCGAAGATCACCTCCCAGCAGGTGGTGACGCCGACCGGCACACCGGCGGCCTCCACGACACCGTTGCCGTCGCCGGGGATGAAGTACCCCGCCCGGTCGGCATACGGCGAGAGCTTGCTGAAAAGCCCGCGCCAGGGCAGGTATTCGCCGAACGGCTGCACGATCTTCTTGTCGTGGCGGTCGGCGGGGCCGGTGCCCGGTTTCCACACCATCACGGTGTTCGTCGACACCGGGTTGTCGGGCGTCCAGCCGGGAGTGCGGACCACCGTGCCGACCAGGATCGGTGCGTTGATCGCCGCCGCGGCAGTGGAGATCTGTGCGGCAGCGTCCGGATTGGCCAGCGGGTCGATGTCCGACGAGTTCTCCGGCCACACCACGAACATCGGCTGCGGCGCGCGGCCGGCCCGGACGTCCTGCGCCAGCCGCAGCGT
Above is a window of Mycolicibacterium baixiangningiae DNA encoding:
- the rbpA gene encoding RNA polymerase-binding protein RbpA, producing MADRVLRGSRLGAVSYETDRNHDLAPRQVARYRTDNGEEFDVPFADDAEIPGTWLCRNGLEGTLIEGDVPEPKKVKPPRTHWDMLLERRSVEELEELLKERLDLIKTKRRGS
- a CDS encoding polyprenol monophosphomannose synthase, with translation MTDTAAKSQRPVRPSRRTLVIIPTYNERENLPLIVNRVRKACPQVHILVVDDGSPDGTGRLADELALADPDRVHVMHRTSKDGLGAAYLAGFAWGLSREYSVLVEMDADGSHAPEQLHRLLDAVDAGADLAIGSRYVPGGTIRNWPRRRYALSKTANTYARVLLGVDVHDITAGYRAYRREVLEEIDLSAIDSKGYCFQIDLTWRSINNGFVVVEVPITFSERELGQSKMSGSNIREALLKVADWGIRGRFDRARGLEYRR
- the lnt gene encoding apolipoprotein N-acyltransferase, with translation MVDAPSARMARLAPPLRRFTQAVVDRMWQLVAAIAAGLLLCVSFPPFGWWYCAFVAVALLAWVLRRESTTPAGGFGYGFLFGLAFYVPLLPWISGLVGALPWLALAAVEALFPALFGAAAVTVRRLPGWPVWFAALWTAQEWLKSSVPFGGFPWGVVAFSQTEAPLLPLAHLGGAPLLSFAVMLVGFALAALVAEIVRWTRRDERPAGTPPAVVLPGAVIAVVLLGTAIVWPQVRQSGMGAVDDQPVTVAAVQGNVPRLGLEFNAQRRAVLDNHVKETLRLAQDVRAGRAPQPMFVVWPENSSDIDPLANPDAAAQISTAAAAINAPILVGTVVRTPGWTPDNPVSTNTVMVWKPGTGPADRHDKKIVQPFGEYLPWRGLFSKLSPYADRAGYFIPGDGNGVVEAAGVPVGVTTCWEVIFDRAARESVRNGAQVLTVPANNATFDEAMSQQQLAFGRLRAVEHDRYVVVAGTTGISAVIAPDGRELAQTAFFEPAYLDTQIRLKTDITPATRWGPLVQALLVIAGVGAVIAAILHNGNFVLKRRRRRSAPPPASDTLSGARSSDEGVT